Proteins from a single region of Streptomyces spinoverrucosus:
- a CDS encoding ArsA family ATPase, with amino-acid sequence MSRLQVVSGKGGTGKTTVAAALALALATEGKRTLLVEVEGRQGIAQLFETEALPYEERKIAVAPGGGEVFALAIDPELALLDYLQMFYKLGSAGRALKKLGAIDFATTIAPGLRDVLLTGKACEAVRRKDRSGRFVYDYVIMDAPPTGRITRFLNVNDEVAGLAKIGPIHNQAQAVMRVLKSRETAVHLVALLEEMPVQETADGIAELRSAKLPVGRVIVNMVRPEVLDAADLELVRTVPRTDLARSLSAAGLGGARRGQNAEKLVDPLLAQAEEYAERYLLEHEQRAVLAELGLPLHELPLLAEGMDLAGLYELATELRKQGIS; translated from the coding sequence GTGAGCAGGCTCCAGGTCGTCAGCGGCAAGGGCGGGACCGGTAAGACGACGGTCGCCGCGGCCCTCGCGTTGGCTCTCGCCACGGAAGGGAAGCGGACGCTTCTCGTCGAGGTCGAGGGCCGCCAGGGCATCGCACAGCTCTTCGAAACGGAGGCGCTGCCCTATGAGGAACGGAAGATCGCCGTCGCCCCCGGCGGCGGAGAGGTGTTCGCCCTCGCCATCGATCCCGAACTGGCCCTCTTGGACTACCTCCAGATGTTCTACAAGCTGGGGAGCGCCGGACGGGCCCTGAAGAAGCTCGGCGCGATCGACTTCGCCACCACCATCGCGCCCGGCCTGCGGGACGTACTGCTGACCGGCAAGGCGTGCGAGGCGGTCCGGCGCAAGGACAGGTCCGGGCGGTTCGTGTACGACTACGTCATCATGGACGCCCCGCCCACGGGCCGGATCACGCGCTTTCTGAACGTCAACGACGAGGTCGCCGGGCTCGCGAAGATCGGCCCGATACACAATCAGGCGCAGGCCGTGATGCGGGTGCTGAAGTCCCGGGAGACGGCCGTCCACCTGGTGGCCCTCCTGGAGGAGATGCCCGTCCAGGAGACCGCGGACGGCATCGCCGAGCTGCGGTCGGCGAAGCTGCCGGTCGGTCGGGTGATCGTGAACATGGTGCGGCCCGAGGTGCTGGACGCGGCCGATCTGGAACTCGTACGGACCGTGCCGCGCACCGACCTCGCCCGGTCGCTGTCGGCCGCCGGGCTCGGCGGGGCGCGGCGCGGGCAGAACGCCGAGAAGCTGGTGGACCCGCTGCTGGCGCAGGCCGAGGAGTACGCCGAGCGGTATCTGCTGGAGCACGAACAGCGGGCCGTCCTCGCCGAGCTGGGCCTGCCGCTGCACGAACTGCCGCTGCTCGCCGAGGGCATGGACCTGGCGGGCCTGTACGAACTGGCCACCGAGCTGCGGAAGCAGGGCATCTCATGA
- a CDS encoding DUF4177 domain-containing protein produces the protein MTKWEYATVPLLVHATKQILDTWGEDGWELVQVVPGPNNPEQLVAYLKREKQA, from the coding sequence ATGACCAAGTGGGAATACGCAACCGTGCCGCTGCTCGTCCACGCCACGAAGCAGATTCTGGACACCTGGGGCGAGGACGGCTGGGAGCTCGTCCAGGTCGTGCCCGGGCCGAACAACCCCGAGCAGCTGGTGGCCTACCTGAAGCGCGAGAAGCAGGCGTGA
- a CDS encoding RidA family protein: MSAVEAKLAELGLTLPEVVPPLAAYQPAVQSGPYVYTAGQLPMVEGKLPVTGKVGGEVTAEEAKDLARICALNALAAVKSVVGDLDRIARVVKVVGFVASAADFTGQPGVVNGASELLGEVLGDKGVHARSAVGVAVLPLDAPVEVEIQVELTQP, encoded by the coding sequence GTGAGCGCGGTCGAGGCGAAGCTCGCCGAGCTGGGCCTGACGCTGCCCGAGGTCGTCCCGCCGCTGGCCGCCTACCAACCGGCCGTGCAGAGCGGGCCCTACGTCTACACCGCCGGCCAGCTCCCGATGGTGGAGGGCAAGCTTCCGGTCACCGGCAAGGTCGGCGGGGAGGTCACCGCGGAGGAGGCCAAGGACCTCGCCCGCATCTGCGCCCTGAACGCGCTGGCGGCCGTCAAGTCCGTCGTCGGCGACCTGGACCGCATCGCGCGCGTGGTGAAGGTCGTCGGCTTCGTCGCCTCGGCCGCGGACTTCACCGGCCAGCCCGGCGTCGTCAACGGCGCGAGCGAGCTGCTCGGCGAGGTCCTCGGCGACAAGGGCGTGCACGCGCGCAGCGCGGTGGGCGTGGCGGTGCTGCCGCTGGACGCGCCGGTGGAGGTCGAGATCCAGGTGGAGCTCACCCAGCCGTAG
- a CDS encoding NUDIX hydrolase — translation MANGQWYPPEWPDRIRALAAGSLTPVTPKRAATVMLLKDTGTGPAVHMLRRRASMAFAAGAYAYPGGGVDPRDDDRHVGWAGPTRAWWADRLGVDVTAAQAIVCAAVRETYEEAGVLLAGPAPDSVVGDTTGPDWEADRAALVARDLSFAEFLDRRGLLLRSDLLGAWTRWITPEFEARRYDTWFFVAALPEGQRTRNASTEADRTVWIRPAEAAASYDKGELLMMPPTIATLRQLTAYETAAAALAAAPGRDLTPVLAQARLEGEEIVLSWPGHDEFTKHIPTGGAPA, via the coding sequence ATGGCGAACGGTCAGTGGTACCCACCGGAGTGGCCGGACCGGATCCGCGCGCTGGCGGCGGGCTCGCTCACGCCGGTGACCCCCAAGCGCGCGGCCACGGTCATGCTGCTCAAGGACACCGGCACCGGCCCCGCCGTCCACATGCTGCGCCGCCGCGCCTCCATGGCCTTCGCGGCGGGCGCCTACGCGTACCCGGGCGGCGGCGTCGACCCGCGCGACGACGACCGTCACGTCGGCTGGGCGGGCCCCACGCGCGCGTGGTGGGCGGACCGGCTCGGCGTCGACGTCACGGCCGCCCAGGCGATCGTCTGCGCGGCCGTACGGGAGACGTACGAGGAGGCGGGCGTCCTCCTGGCAGGCCCGGCCCCCGACTCGGTCGTCGGCGACACGACCGGGCCGGACTGGGAGGCCGACCGCGCCGCCCTGGTCGCGCGCGACCTGTCCTTCGCGGAGTTCCTGGACCGCCGCGGTCTGCTGCTGCGCTCCGACCTGCTGGGCGCCTGGACGCGCTGGATCACCCCCGAGTTCGAGGCCCGCCGCTACGACACCTGGTTCTTCGTCGCCGCGCTCCCCGAGGGCCAGCGCACCCGCAACGCCTCCACGGAGGCGGACCGCACGGTGTGGATCCGGCCGGCGGAGGCGGCGGCCTCGTACGACAAGGGCGAGCTGCTGATGATGCCGCCCACGATCGCGACGCTGCGGCAGCTGACGGCGTACGAGACGGCCGCGGCGGCGCTCGCGGCGGCCCCGGGCCGCGACCTGACGCCCGTCCTGGCACAGGCCCGTCTGGAGGGCGAGGAGATCGTGCTCTCCTGGCCGGGCCACGACGAGTTCACCAAGCACATCCCGACCGGTGGAGCCCCCGCATGA